In Helicobacter anatolicus, a single genomic region encodes these proteins:
- a CDS encoding c-type cytochrome, translating to MREIKILAILIIVIGTIYWGVEPLAHSVMHPKVAPADFNFEDLKAIDLSKADAQKGKELTMNNCAGCHGIKNAGMEAPMDAESAASSFGVVPLDLSSAGAIFDEKYLANFIADPVKAAILEHKFKVSCEGLDDANAKECEKSNEGKADYPMSAFKGVLSESEIADIVAYLKSIASKDLSDKEVFMNACQRCHSMKYDGVMAATPDENLKNYLGTKAPDLSMMIRSKGENYLDIFINNPQKELAGTPMPRVGVTQAAQKQIIQYIEQVGDSSKNERNALGIKIMIFFVVLSVLAYAWKRKIWKDLH from the coding sequence ATGAGAGAGATTAAGATATTAGCAATTTTAATCATTGTAATTGGCACAATTTATTGGGGTGTAGAGCCTTTGGCACATTCTGTTATGCATCCTAAAGTAGCACCAGCAGATTTTAATTTTGAAGATTTAAAAGCTATTGATCTGTCAAAGGCTGATGCACAAAAGGGTAAAGAGTTGACAATGAATAATTGTGCAGGTTGTCATGGAATTAAAAATGCAGGAATGGAAGCGCCGATGGATGCAGAAAGCGCAGCATCTAGTTTTGGCGTAGTGCCTCTAGATCTTTCTAGTGCAGGAGCAATTTTTGATGAAAAATATCTTGCAAATTTTATTGCAGATCCTGTAAAAGCAGCAATTTTGGAACATAAATTTAAGGTTTCTTGTGAGGGGTTAGATGATGCAAATGCAAAAGAATGCGAAAAGTCCAATGAAGGTAAAGCGGATTATCCTATGAGTGCATTTAAAGGAGTTTTAAGTGAGAGTGAAATTGCTGATATTGTTGCCTATCTTAAATCTATTGCATCAAAAGATTTGAGTGATAAGGAAGTATTTATGAATGCTTGCCAAAGATGCCATAGCATGAAATATGATGGTGTAATGGCTGCAACTCCAGATGAAAATTTGAAAAATTATCTTGGCACAAAAGCTCCTGATTTATCTATGATGATTAGAAGCAAAGGCGAAAATTATCTTGATATTTTTATTAACAATCCTCAAAAAGAGCTTGCAGGAACTCCTATGCCTAGAGTCGGGGTTACTCAAGCAGCACAAAAGCAGATTATCCAATATATTGAACAAGTTGGCGATAGTAGTAAAAATGAAAGAAATGCATTGGGAATTAAAATCATGATTTTCTTTGTAGTGCTTTCTGTATTGGCCTATGCTTGGAAGAGAAAAATTTGGAAAGATTTACACTAA
- a CDS encoding Rieske 2Fe-2S domain-containing protein — MAEIKRRDFLGMTLGGFTAAGAVASLIAMKKTWDPLPSVVSAGKTIVDISGMKDGDFTTTEWRGKPVYIIRKKAGADFNEARDFKIGDGVFTLGIQICTHLGCIPIYKADKEEFLCPCHGGKFDIDGVNVAGTPPPRPFDIPMFKIDGNTLVLGEAGPEYEAMIAKA; from the coding sequence ATGGCCGAAATTAAAAGAAGGGACTTTTTAGGAATGACTCTTGGAGGTTTTACCGCAGCTGGTGCGGTAGCTTCTTTGATAGCTATGAAAAAGACTTGGGATCCTCTGCCTAGTGTCGTTTCTGCTGGTAAAACCATTGTGGATATTAGCGGAATGAAAGATGGTGATTTTACGACAACTGAATGGAGAGGAAAGCCTGTTTATATTATTAGAAAAAAAGCGGGTGCAGATTTCAATGAGGCAAGAGATTTTAAAATTGGCGATGGTGTTTTTACACTTGGTATTCAAATTTGTACACATTTAGGATGTATTCCAATTTATAAAGCGGATAAAGAGGAGTTTTTGTGTCCTTGTCATGGTGGAAAATTTGATATTGATGGTGTAAATGTTGCTGGAACTCCGCCACCTAGACCATTTGATATTCCAATGTTTAAAATTGATGGAAATACACTTGTTTTGGGCGAAGCTGGTCCAGAATATGAAGCAATGATCGCAAAAGCATAA
- the groL gene encoding chaperonin GroEL (60 kDa chaperone family; promotes refolding of misfolded polypeptides especially under stressful conditions; forms two stacked rings of heptamers to form a barrel-shaped 14mer; ends can be capped by GroES; misfolded proteins enter the barrel where they are refolded when GroES binds) — MAKEIKFSDNARNKLFEGVKQLSDAVKVTMGPRGRNVLIQKSYGAPTITKDGVSVAKEVELTDPIANMGAQLVKEVASKTADAAGDGTTTATVLAYSIYKEGLRNITAGANPVEVKRGMDKAVEAIIAELKNGSKKVGGKSDIAQVATISANSDDKIGNLIAEAMEKVGKDGVITVEEAKGINDELSVVEGMQFDRGYLSPYFVTNTDKMTTQLENPFILLTDKKISTMKDILPLLESTMKSGRPLLIIAEDIEGEALTTLVVNKLRGVLNVAAVKAPGFGDRRKEMLRDIAILTGGEVISEELGKTLESASIEDLGQAARIVIDKDNTTIVDGKGSADAVKERVAQIRTQIESTTSDYDKEKLQERLAKLSGGVAVIKVGAASEVEMKEKKDRVDDALSATKAAVEEGIVIGGGAALIRAAQKVNLTLSGDEAIGYDIIKRAIKAPLAQIATNAGFDSGVVVNEVENKKDAFGFNASTGEYVDMFAAGIIDPLKVTRVALQNAVSVSSLLLTTEATIHEIKEDKPAPAMPDMGGMGGMGGMGMM, encoded by the coding sequence ATGGCAAAAGAAATCAAATTTAGCGATAATGCAAGAAATAAACTTTTTGAAGGTGTTAAACAGCTTAGCGATGCTGTAAAAGTGACAATGGGGCCAAGAGGACGCAATGTTTTGATACAAAAATCTTATGGTGCACCTACAATTACAAAAGATGGTGTTTCTGTGGCAAAAGAAGTAGAATTGACAGATCCTATTGCAAACATGGGTGCACAACTTGTAAAAGAAGTGGCTAGTAAAACTGCTGATGCAGCTGGTGATGGAACAACAACAGCAACTGTTTTGGCTTATAGCATCTATAAAGAAGGTTTGAGAAATATTACTGCAGGAGCAAATCCTGTTGAAGTAAAAAGAGGAATGGATAAAGCAGTAGAAGCAATTATTGCTGAGCTTAAAAATGGTAGTAAAAAAGTTGGTGGAAAAAGTGATATTGCACAAGTTGCTACAATCTCTGCAAATTCTGATGATAAGATTGGAAATTTGATTGCTGAGGCAATGGAAAAAGTTGGCAAAGATGGCGTAATTACCGTAGAAGAAGCTAAGGGGATTAATGATGAATTAAGTGTTGTTGAGGGTATGCAATTTGATAGAGGTTATTTAAGCCCTTATTTTGTAACAAATACTGATAAAATGACTACACAACTTGAAAATCCTTTTATCCTTTTGACAGATAAAAAAATCTCTACAATGAAAGATATTTTACCTTTATTAGAATCTACAATGAAAAGTGGTAGACCATTGCTTATTATCGCTGAAGATATTGAAGGTGAAGCATTGACTACACTTGTTGTAAATAAGCTTCGAGGTGTATTAAATGTGGCTGCAGTTAAGGCTCCTGGTTTTGGTGATAGAAGAAAAGAAATGTTAAGAGATATCGCAATTCTTACAGGCGGTGAGGTAATTAGTGAAGAATTGGGCAAGACTTTAGAATCTGCTAGTATTGAAGATTTAGGACAAGCTGCAAGAATTGTAATTGATAAAGACAATACGACAATTGTAGATGGAAAAGGTAGCGCTGATGCAGTAAAAGAAAGAGTAGCGCAAATTCGTACACAAATTGAAAGCACAACAAGTGATTATGATAAAGAGAAACTTCAAGAAAGACTTGCAAAATTAAGTGGTGGTGTAGCAGTAATTAAAGTGGGTGCTGCAAGTGAAGTAGAAATGAAAGAGAAAAAAGATCGCGTTGATGATGCACTTTCTGCAACAAAAGCAGCAGTGGAAGAAGGTATTGTAATTGGTGGTGGTGCGGCATTGATTCGCGCAGCTCAAAAAGTAAATCTTACTTTAAGTGGCGATGAAGCTATCGGATATGATATTATTAAAAGAGCAATTAAAGCACCTTTAGCACAAATTGCTACAAATGCTGGTTTTGATAGTGGTGTAGTTGTAAATGAAGTAGAAAACAAAAAAGATGCTTTTGGATTTAATGCAAGTACAGGAGAATATGTAGATATGTTTGCTGCAGGCATTATTGATCCATTAAAAGTTACAAGAGTTGCATTGCAAAATGCAGTATCTGTATCAAGCTTACTTTTGACTACAGAAGCTACAATTCATGAAATCAAAGAAGATAAACCAGCTCCTGCAATGCCAGATATGGGTGGAATGGGCGGAATGGGCGGAATGGGAATGATGTAA
- a CDS encoding MBOAT family O-acyltransferase gives MLFNSFAFVFLVIATLLVFYSKRFIKYQIYILITASFIFYAYSQPYLFLLLFFSASLNAFISYQVFWLEDIKKQKRYAIFGVMLNLFVLILFKYSPLFGEVMKVFVQRDFIENLLLLPLPIGISFYTFQGISIVVDLYKKQNLCQIPKNFFQHYLHTMFFIAFFPALIAGPIIKAHQFYPQITPKFLKNVDWYGCIKILILGYFLKMVIADNLKTQTFWMAYPYFEIYNSFSLAVFLFGYSMQIFADFAGYSLIAIGVAKLFGFDLPKNFNFPYIAKSFSEFWTRWHISLSTWLKEYLYIPLGGNKKGKLRTYFNLMVVMVLGGLWHGASMVYLFWGFYHGILLVVERIFRYIYIYIYIFKENFLINILRIFFVFCAVSFSWLFFVLKDMGEIVAYAKILFSLEGIFSNGMFAKTQIVMIFLYSLPVVVYHFNYLLSLKISKNLLDFPLFYAILLFLIFTNSGSAHAFVYFQF, from the coding sequence ATGCTTTTTAATAGTTTTGCTTTTGTTTTTTTAGTGATAGCAACTTTGCTGGTTTTTTATTCTAAGAGGTTTATAAAATATCAAATTTATATTCTTATAACAGCAAGTTTTATTTTTTATGCTTATAGTCAGCCTTATTTATTTCTACTCTTATTTTTTTCTGCCTCTTTAAATGCTTTTATTAGCTATCAAGTGTTTTGGTTAGAGGACATAAAAAAGCAAAAGAGATATGCTATTTTTGGTGTCATGCTTAATCTTTTTGTTTTGATACTTTTTAAATATTCCCCACTTTTTGGTGAGGTGATGAAAGTGTTTGTACAAAGGGATTTTATAGAAAATTTACTTCTTTTGCCTTTGCCAATTGGAATCTCTTTTTATACATTTCAGGGTATTAGTATTGTTGTGGATTTGTATAAAAAACAAAATTTATGTCAGATTCCCAAAAACTTTTTTCAACATTATTTGCACACAATGTTTTTTATTGCATTTTTTCCAGCACTAATTGCGGGACCTATTATCAAAGCACATCAATTTTATCCACAAATTACTCCGAAATTTTTAAAAAATGTTGATTGGTATGGATGTATCAAAATACTTATACTTGGGTATTTTTTGAAAATGGTAATTGCGGATAATTTAAAAACACAGACTTTTTGGATGGCTTATCCATACTTTGAAATTTATAATTCTTTTTCATTAGCAGTATTTTTGTTTGGTTATAGTATGCAGATTTTTGCAGATTTTGCAGGTTATAGTCTAATTGCTATAGGCGTGGCAAAGCTTTTTGGTTTTGATTTACCAAAAAATTTTAATTTTCCCTATATTGCAAAAAGTTTTTCAGAATTTTGGACTCGTTGGCATATTTCTCTTTCTACATGGCTGAAAGAATACCTCTATATCCCATTAGGTGGCAATAAAAAAGGAAAACTTAGAACTTATTTTAATCTCATGGTGGTAATGGTTTTGGGAGGGTTGTGGCATGGAGCTTCTATGGTGTATTTATTTTGGGGATTTTATCATGGCATCTTGCTTGTAGTGGAAAGAATTTTCCGATATATATATATATATATATATATATTCAAAGAAAATTTCCTTATAAACATTTTAAGAATTTTTTTCGTTTTTTGTGCTGTTAGTTTTTCTTGGCTCTTTTTTGTTTTGAAGGATATGGGGGAGATTGTAGCATATGCAAAGATTTTATTTTCTTTAGAAGGAATTTTTTCTAATGGAATGTTTGCGAAAACGCAAATTGTAATGATCTTTTTATATTCCTTGCCAGTGGTGGTTTATCATTTTAATTATCTTCTTAGTCTTAAAATTTCAAAAAATCTTTTGGATTTTCCTTTGTTTTATGCCATTTTATTGTTTTTGATTTTTACAAATTCAGGAAGTGCTCATGCATTTGTTTATTTTCAATTCTAA
- a CDS encoding cytochrome b, producing MANIRKSEGVMDWLDQRLGVKKLIEVMMTKYWIPKNINFLWAMGVVLLTLFTLLFVSGLFLLMYYKPDAKLAFDSVNYTIMQEVAYGWLWRHIHAVAASMVFVIIYIHMFVAIYYGSYKKGREMIWIGGMLLFVVFSAEAFSGYMLPWGQMSYWAAAVITNLFGGIPFIGADVVEWIRGNYVVADSTLTRFFMLHVCLLPIVIIALIAFHFYSLRIPHVNNQEGEELDFEKEQEKYLAGKAKESKVIPFWPVFLSKDIFVVSVFMIFFFYLVCYHFEFAIDPINFEPADNLKTPTHIYPEWYFLWSYEVLRGIYFSADLGLIAFGIAQVVFFILPWLDRSNVVAPAHRRKGFFVWFWLLIIDLIVLTIFGKLPPEGMNTYVGFAASIGFLFLMFIALPLITIAERKKGGL from the coding sequence ATGGCAAATATTAGAAAATCAGAGGGCGTAATGGATTGGTTAGATCAACGCCTTGGAGTAAAAAAACTCATTGAAGTAATGATGACAAAATATTGGATTCCAAAAAATATTAATTTTCTTTGGGCGATGGGAGTGGTTTTATTAACTCTTTTTACTCTTTTGTTTGTATCGGGACTATTTTTGTTGATGTATTATAAGCCAGATGCAAAGCTTGCATTTGATAGTGTAAATTACACAATTATGCAAGAGGTTGCATATGGGTGGCTTTGGAGGCATATACATGCCGTGGCTGCTAGTATGGTATTTGTAATTATTTATATCCATATGTTTGTAGCAATCTATTATGGCTCTTACAAAAAAGGCCGCGAGATGATTTGGATTGGTGGTATGCTTTTATTTGTAGTGTTTTCTGCAGAGGCATTTAGTGGGTATATGCTTCCTTGGGGGCAAATGAGTTATTGGGCTGCGGCAGTTATTACAAATCTTTTTGGTGGAATCCCTTTTATTGGTGCTGATGTTGTTGAGTGGATTAGAGGAAATTATGTTGTAGCAGATTCTACGCTAACAAGATTTTTTATGCTTCATGTATGTTTATTGCCGATTGTAATTATTGCTTTGATTGCATTCCATTTCTATTCTCTTAGAATTCCTCATGTAAATAATCAAGAGGGTGAGGAGTTGGATTTTGAAAAAGAGCAAGAAAAGTATCTTGCAGGGAAGGCAAAAGAATCTAAAGTAATTCCTTTTTGGCCAGTTTTCTTGTCAAAAGATATTTTTGTAGTATCAGTATTTATGATTTTCTTCTTTTATTTAGTATGCTATCACTTTGAATTTGCAATAGATCCGATCAATTTTGAACCAGCAGATAATCTTAAAACCCCTACACATATTTATCCAGAGTGGTATTTCTTGTGGAGTTATGAAGTGTTAAGAGGAATCTATTTTAGTGCAGATTTAGGATTGATTGCATTTGGTATTGCACAAGTAGTATTTTTCATTTTACCTTGGCTTGATCGAAGCAATGTAGTAGCACCAGCACATAGAAGAAAGGGCTTTTTTGTATGGTTCTGGCTATTAATTATTGATTTGATTGTATTGACAATTTTTGGTAAATTGCCACCAGAGGGAATGAATACATATGTAGGTTTTGCTGCTTCTATTGGTTTCTTATTCTTAATGTTTATTGCATTGCCTCTAATTACGATTGCAGAAAGAAAAAAAGGAGGTCTATAA
- a CDS encoding HugZ family heme oxygenase, producing MDFSNILKHMNEHHKAEMIGLCKKFGNAENVSEVIMQSVDFGGIDLLYNNKETLRIEFPQKADANTIKQAIIELCQSVPKTLEFEKVKEEIKEFRKSFGSCILATANQEGFPLSSYAPLIQTTTKNYIYISATAEHFDNIKNNPKKIEVMFLEDECKAKSIILRKRLRYQAEAIFIPRDSQEFEDALDTLEKNMQGDGGIKTIRNFTDFHLIELKFKSGRFVKGFGQAYMISDSGEIAHIGITGNPHERAHK from the coding sequence ATGGATTTTTCAAATATTTTAAAACACATGAATGAACATCACAAAGCCGAAATGATTGGCTTATGTAAAAAATTTGGTAATGCGGAAAATGTCAGTGAAGTAATTATGCAGAGTGTAGATTTTGGCGGTATTGATCTTTTGTATAACAACAAAGAAACCTTACGCATAGAATTTCCACAAAAAGCAGATGCAAATACTATTAAACAAGCAATTATTGAGCTATGCCAAAGTGTCCCAAAAACACTGGAATTTGAAAAAGTGAAAGAAGAAATCAAAGAGTTTCGCAAATCTTTTGGTTCTTGTATCCTTGCTACAGCTAATCAAGAAGGATTTCCGCTTAGCTCATATGCACCTCTTATTCAAACTACGACAAAAAACTATATCTACATCAGCGCGACTGCGGAACATTTTGACAACATCAAAAATAATCCTAAAAAAATAGAAGTAATGTTTTTAGAAGATGAGTGCAAAGCAAAATCAATCATCTTAAGAAAAAGATTGCGTTATCAAGCAGAAGCGATTTTTATCCCTAGAGATTCTCAAGAATTTGAAGATGCTCTAGATACTTTGGAAAAAAATATGCAGGGAGATGGTGGAATTAAAACTATTCGCAATTTTACAGATTTCCATCTTATAGAATTAAAATTTAAAAGCGGTAGGTTTGTTAAGGGATTTGGTCAAGCCTATATGATTTCTGACAGCGGTGAAATAGCACATATTGGAATCACAGGGAACCCACACGAACGTGCACATAAATAA
- a CDS encoding NADP-dependent isocitrate dehydrogenase: MKITYTLTDESPALATYSFLPIVKAFLSNAGIEVETADISLAGRIIAQFPQFLTPEQQIPNVLEALGELVKRPEANLIKTPNISASIPQLKNAIKELQDKGYKIPDYPDNPSNKEEENIKESYQKILGSAVNPILRQGNSDRRSTKAVKKYAQNNPYKVANFNPNSKSMVSYMKEGDFFSNEKAVLIKENTEGRIEFVDANGNKEVLKEGIKLDKNEILDATFMNVKLLEKFYEEQIAKCKNEDILFSLHLKATMMKVSDPVIFGHAVKVYFKELFETFKEEFEKLEINPNNGISELLNKIEKSDKKNEILKKYQEILEKSAKISMVNSDKGITNLHVPSDVIVDASMPAMLKNGAKLWDREGKECDGNAVIPDKTYATIYEAVLEDMRKNGVLNPSKLGSMANVGLMAKKAQEYGSHDKTFIAKKDGVFRILDSNGAILLEHQVQKGDIYRANQAKYDAIITWIDLGIERSEISNTPAIFWLDEKRESNKIMISLVQKRLEEKGKKIDILEPKLACLKSLEMIREGRDVISITGNVLRDYLTDLFPILELGTSAKMLSVVPMLNGGAMFETGAGGSAPKQVEQVLLENHLRWDSLGEFLALQASLEFFAQKNSNAKAKILADALDGAIGKWLDNNKTPSRRAKEDDNRTSHYYLAMYFAEALAEQNKDSSLREKFIPITKELQENELKIKKEFLDKEGVGVDLGGYYKFDDKKVEKIMRPSQTFNAIIDKI; encoded by the coding sequence ATGAAAATCACTTACACACTCACAGATGAATCTCCGGCATTGGCTACCTATTCTTTTTTACCTATTGTGAAAGCTTTTTTAAGTAATGCAGGTATTGAAGTAGAGACTGCAGATATTTCATTAGCAGGTAGAATTATTGCACAATTTCCACAATTTCTTACTCCAGAACAGCAAATTCCCAATGTGTTGGAGGCATTAGGAGAGCTTGTTAAACGCCCAGAGGCAAATTTGATCAAAACACCAAATATTTCAGCGTCTATTCCCCAACTTAAAAATGCAATCAAGGAATTGCAAGATAAGGGATATAAGATTCCAGACTATCCAGATAATCCTAGCAATAAAGAAGAAGAAAATATCAAAGAGAGTTACCAAAAAATCTTAGGTTCTGCGGTGAATCCCATACTAAGACAGGGGAATTCTGATCGACGCTCTACTAAGGCGGTAAAAAAATATGCACAAAATAATCCCTATAAAGTTGCTAATTTTAATCCAAATTCTAAGAGCATGGTTTCATATATGAAAGAAGGGGATTTTTTTAGTAATGAAAAAGCGGTGCTTATTAAAGAAAATACGGAAGGAAGGATTGAATTTGTTGATGCAAATGGAAATAAGGAAGTGCTAAAAGAGGGAATTAAGCTTGATAAAAATGAAATTTTAGACGCAACTTTTATGAATGTAAAATTACTTGAGAAATTTTATGAAGAACAGATTGCAAAGTGTAAAAATGAAGATATCTTATTTTCTTTACACCTTAAGGCTACAATGATGAAAGTGAGCGATCCAGTGATTTTTGGTCATGCTGTGAAGGTATATTTTAAAGAGCTTTTTGAAACTTTCAAAGAAGAATTTGAAAAATTAGAAATTAATCCAAATAATGGAATTTCTGAGTTATTGAACAAAATTGAGAAATCGGACAAAAAAAATGAAATTTTAAAAAAATATCAAGAAATTTTAGAAAAAAGTGCCAAAATTTCTATGGTAAATTCTGATAAGGGGATCACAAATTTGCATGTTCCAAGTGATGTAATTGTAGATGCTTCTATGCCTGCAATGTTGAAAAATGGGGCAAAGCTTTGGGATAGAGAGGGAAAAGAGTGCGATGGTAATGCGGTAATTCCTGATAAAACTTATGCCACAATTTATGAGGCAGTTTTAGAGGATATGCGTAAAAATGGTGTGTTAAATCCTAGTAAGCTTGGTAGTATGGCAAATGTGGGATTGATGGCAAAAAAAGCACAGGAATATGGATCACATGATAAGACTTTTATTGCTAAAAAAGATGGTGTTTTTAGAATTCTTGATTCTAATGGGGCGATTTTATTAGAACATCAGGTGCAAAAAGGAGATATTTATCGTGCAAATCAAGCTAAATATGATGCAATAATAACTTGGATTGATTTGGGAATTGAGAGAAGTGAAATTAGTAATACTCCAGCAATTTTTTGGCTAGATGAAAAAAGAGAAAGTAATAAAATTATGATTTCTTTGGTACAAAAAAGATTGGAGGAAAAAGGTAAAAAAATAGATATTTTAGAACCAAAACTCGCTTGTTTGAAGAGTTTGGAGATGATTAGAGAAGGTAGAGATGTAATTTCTATTACTGGTAATGTATTAAGAGATTATCTCACAGATTTGTTTCCAATTTTAGAGCTTGGTACAAGTGCAAAAATGCTTTCTGTAGTGCCTATGTTAAATGGTGGGGCAATGTTTGAAACAGGTGCGGGAGGATCGGCTCCAAAGCAAGTAGAACAGGTACTTTTGGAAAATCATTTGCGATGGGATAGTTTAGGAGAATTTTTGGCATTGCAAGCAAGTTTGGAGTTTTTTGCACAGAAAAATAGTAATGCAAAAGCAAAAATTTTAGCAGATGCACTTGATGGAGCAATTGGTAAATGGCTTGATAATAATAAGACTCCATCTCGCAGGGCTAAAGAAGATGATAATAGGACAAGTCATTATTATTTAGCAATGTATTTTGCAGAAGCTTTGGCAGAACAAAATAAAGATTCTTCTTTAAGAGAAAAGTTTATTCCTATCACAAAAGAATTGCAAGAAAATGAGTTAAAAATTAAAAAAGAATTTTTAGATAAAGAAGGTGTTGGGGTTGATTTGGGGGGATATTATAAATTTGACGATAAAAAAGTAGAAAAAATTATGCGTCCAAGTCAGACTTTTAATGCAATCATAGATAAGATTTGA